ATGATGCTTGCGCGCATGCCGTGGAATCAGGTTGCCTCTCCAGGCGGAAGCTGTGCGCTGCCCAAGTGACGTCGACGGTGCGCGTTGCCGTGTATTCCATGTGGGTTGAGAATCTCTGATCGGTACGAACAGAAGGAGCATTCCCAATGCGGTTTTTTTCTGGCCTGCTAGTTGTCGCAGTTTCAGCTTGTGGATTCGCGGCCTGTGCCGAACCTCCCAGCTTTCAGTTTCCTGCTGTGGTGGACTACGGCGGCGTTGCGCCCTTGCCCGATGCCGCCGAACAGCCACGCGCGGGCGTAAAGGTCGTGTTCGACATCACACCCGAAGCAAAGCCGGAGGACGTCAACAAGGGGCTCGAAACAGTAGCTCGCTATTTGAATCTCAATGCTCAGGCCGGCCACAAGACGAGCGATGTTCGCATCGCCTTAGTCTTGCACGGCGGCGCTACCAAGGTGGCTTTGAGTGATGCAGCCTATGCGCAGCATACAGGCGCGAAACACAACCCTAACTCCAAGCTGCTTCGAGAACTAAAGAAGTGCGGGGTCGAAGTCTTTGTTTGTGGGCAGTCACTCGCCCGGAACAAGTTCGCTGCCAGCGAGGTCAATCCCGACGTGACCATTGCTGTTTCCGCGATGACAGTGAACATCAACAAGCAGCTGGACGGTTATGCCTATCTTGCCATTCACTAAGCTCAGGTCCACGAATCCCACTCCGCACGCTCCTCTTCTGACGGGAACTCGGCCATGCAACTCAAACAATACTATCTCGCCTGTCTCTCCCAGGCTTCTTACCTGATCTTGGATGAGAAAACAAAGACCGCAGCGGTAGTCGATCCGCAACGAGACATCGACCAATACACTCGCGATGCGGCAGATGCAGGTTGCCAGATCAAGCATGTATTCCTCACGCACTTTCATGCCGACTTTCTGGCCGGACACATCGAACTGCGCGACAAAGTGGGAGCCACCATTCATCTCGGTCGGCGCGCGGACGCTGAGTTTGCCGTGAACAAAGTGAAGGATGGAGATCGGATCGAATTCGGTGATGTGCGATTGCAGATCCTCGAAACGCCTGGACACACTCCTGAAGGGATTTCGATTCTCGTTTTCGATCTCGCCAAGTCGACAAGCGAACCTTTCGCGGTCCTCACTGGCGATACCCTGTTTATTGGCGATGTCGGTCGGCCCGATCTACTCGCGTCGATCGGCGTGACTGCGGACGAATTAGCCGACATGCTGTACGACTCGCTGACGAACAAGCTCGTCACTTTGCCGGATGCCACGCTGGTTTATCCAGCGCATGGTGCCGGGTCGATGTGCGGCAAGAGCTTGAGCAAGGAAACGGTTTCGACGATTGGCGAGCAGAAGAAATTCAACTACGCACTGCAACCAATGAGCCGCGCGGAGTTCAAGCAACTGGTTACTGCCGAGCAACCCGAAGCGCCAAGCTATTTTGTTCACGACGCGATGCTCAATCGCCAAGAGCGGCCGAATCTCGAAGGGACTCTCACCAAGTCGTTGAAATCGATGTCGCTGAACGAAGTCATCAGCCAGCGAGATCAAGGCGCGCAATTATTGGATGTCCGCAGCGCGCTTGATTTTGCCGGAGCGCATTTGGCTGGCTCGCTTAACATCGATCTGCAGGGAAAATATGCTACCTGGTGCGGCACCATGCTCGAACACGAGCGGCCGATTGTCGTGATCGCCGAATCGGGCAACGAGCCAGAGGCTGTGATGCGGCTCGGCCGAATTGGGTTCGATAATGTCGTCGGTTTCTTGCAAGATGGCATGAGTGCGTTGCGCGAACATCAGGAGTTCATTCGCCAGATCGATCGCATCACAGCCGTCGCGCTCAGCGAACAGCGCGCAGCAGATTTGCCGCCACAGATTGTTGATGTACGCTCCGAAAAGGAGTGGAACAGCGGACATATTGCCGGCAGCGTGAACATTCCACTCAATCACCTGCGAGAACGCGCCACCGAGCTTGCTCCCGACCGACCCATAGTCGTGCATTGCGAAGGTGGATATCGTTCGGCCATTGCGGCCAGCCTGCTGGCTCAACTGGGGCATTCCCAGGTGCAAGATCTCGCTGGTGGCTTCAAAGCCTGGAGTGCATCCCAGCTGCCGACAGAAACGAATGCAATGGCAGCCAGCACTTCGTAGCCTCGCGCTACAAATACTATCACTAAGGACATGATCAATGAAACTGCTGATCATTGGCGGCGTGGCCGGAGGTGCCTCGGCAGCGACGCGCGCTCGGCGTCTTTCTGAAACCGCCGAGATCGTGATGTTCGAGCGCGGGCCTGATGTCTCGTTCGCGAATTGCGGGCTTCCCTACCACATTGGCGGCGAGATCAAGGACCGCAACAAGCTGCTGGTCACCACTCCTGCCAAACTGCACGAACGATTCAACCTTGATGTGCGAGT
Above is a window of Anatilimnocola aggregata DNA encoding:
- a CDS encoding MBL fold metallo-hydrolase; translation: MQLKQYYLACLSQASYLILDEKTKTAAVVDPQRDIDQYTRDAADAGCQIKHVFLTHFHADFLAGHIELRDKVGATIHLGRRADAEFAVNKVKDGDRIEFGDVRLQILETPGHTPEGISILVFDLAKSTSEPFAVLTGDTLFIGDVGRPDLLASIGVTADELADMLYDSLTNKLVTLPDATLVYPAHGAGSMCGKSLSKETVSTIGEQKKFNYALQPMSRAEFKQLVTAEQPEAPSYFVHDAMLNRQERPNLEGTLTKSLKSMSLNEVISQRDQGAQLLDVRSALDFAGAHLAGSLNIDLQGKYATWCGTMLEHERPIVVIAESGNEPEAVMRLGRIGFDNVVGFLQDGMSALREHQEFIRQIDRITAVALSEQRAADLPPQIVDVRSEKEWNSGHIAGSVNIPLNHLRERATELAPDRPIVVHCEGGYRSAIAASLLAQLGHSQVQDLAGGFKAWSASQLPTETNAMAASTS
- a CDS encoding DsrE family protein, translated to MRFFSGLLVVAVSACGFAACAEPPSFQFPAVVDYGGVAPLPDAAEQPRAGVKVVFDITPEAKPEDVNKGLETVARYLNLNAQAGHKTSDVRIALVLHGGATKVALSDAAYAQHTGAKHNPNSKLLRELKKCGVEVFVCGQSLARNKFAASEVNPDVTIAVSAMTVNINKQLDGYAYLAIH